In Desulfobulbaceae bacterium, the following are encoded in one genomic region:
- a CDS encoding nucleotide sugar dehydrogenase codes for MGEKRYDVCIVGGLGHVGLPLGLSLAKAGQQVMLYDINEEAVGSVSNGRMPFAEGGAVEVLGEVLGSTLFVSTDRAVIACSHFVVIVIGTPVDEHLNPRFTIFQQFFDEMLDLISDDQHIILRSTAFPGATVRIKEHLQSRGKHTRVSFCPERIAQGKAMEELHSLPQIVASFDDESLREAEGLFRLLTDDIVILEPTEAELAKLFTNAWRYIQFAIANQFYQVACQHGLDFYRIHQAITHNYPRAASFPSAGFTAGPCLFKDTMQLASCSANNFFLGHAAMLVNEGLPNFIVQKLKEKRLLADKTVGVLGMAFKADNDDRRESLSYKLKKILEIEARQVLCSDHYILEDGFVSQDRLLELADIVIVAAPHREYASLVFPEQTVVVDVWNFYGKGGAF; via the coding sequence ATGGGCGAGAAGCGATATGACGTCTGCATCGTAGGCGGCTTGGGTCATGTGGGGCTGCCCTTGGGGCTGTCACTGGCCAAGGCCGGGCAGCAGGTTATGCTGTACGATATCAATGAAGAGGCGGTTGGCTCTGTCTCGAATGGCCGAATGCCGTTTGCTGAAGGCGGGGCAGTGGAGGTGTTAGGTGAGGTGCTTGGTTCCACGCTCTTTGTCTCCACCGACAGAGCGGTAATTGCCTGCAGTCACTTTGTGGTGATTGTCATCGGGACCCCGGTGGATGAGCATCTGAACCCTCGTTTTACTATTTTTCAGCAGTTTTTTGATGAGATGCTCGATCTGATCTCGGATGATCAACATATTATTCTGCGCAGTACCGCGTTTCCAGGGGCCACGGTTCGGATCAAGGAGCATTTGCAGTCACGGGGCAAACACACCAGGGTTTCATTCTGTCCTGAGCGGATTGCCCAGGGCAAGGCGATGGAAGAGCTGCACTCCCTGCCGCAAATTGTCGCCTCTTTTGATGATGAGTCGCTGCGTGAGGCTGAGGGGCTTTTTCGATTGCTCACTGATGACATTGTGATCCTTGAGCCCACCGAGGCTGAGCTTGCCAAGCTCTTTACCAATGCCTGGCGTTATATTCAGTTTGCCATTGCCAATCAGTTTTATCAGGTGGCCTGCCAGCACGGGCTTGATTTTTACCGGATCCATCAGGCCATCACCCACAATTACCCTCGTGCTGCCAGTTTTCCCAGCGCTGGCTTTACCGCTGGTCCCTGCCTGTTTAAGGACACCATGCAGCTGGCCTCTTGCAGTGCCAATAATTTTTTCTTAGGTCATGCCGCTATGTTGGTCAATGAGGGATTGCCCAATTTTATCGTCCAGAAACTCAAGGAAAAGCGCCTGCTGGCGGACAAGACGGTCGGGGTTTTAGGCATGGCCTTTAAGGCGGATAATGACGACAGGCGGGAATCTCTGTCGTACAAACTAAAAAAAATCCTGGAGATCGAGGCCCGACAGGTGCTTTGTTCCGATCACTATATTCTGGAGGATGGTTTTGTCTCGCAGGATCGGCTGCTTGAGTTGGCGGACATCGTTATCGTGGCCGCGCCGCATCGGGAGTATGCCTCGCTGGTATTTCCGGAACAGACAGTCGTAGTTGACGTGTGGAATTTTTATGGCAAGGGAGGGGCTTTTTGA
- a CDS encoding NAD(P)-dependent oxidoreductase: MKILVTGAAGFLGGYLVAELLDHGHEVVGIDNFGKYGRTEKSYSANPRYRFVEGDVKDTAQLKDLAVDCDQLVAGAAIIGGISLFHEYAYDLLAENERIISSTFDAALHAFKHGRMKKINVVSSSMVYECASTYPTEEGEQLRCPPPQSTYGFQKLACEYFAKGAWEQYRLPFTIIRPFNCVGIGEKRALCDKEVLSGNIKLAMSHVAPDLIQKTLKGQDPLHILGDGNQVRHFTYGGDLAAGIRLCIEKEAAVNEDFNLSNSVSTSIIDLARMIWGKINEDKPFRYLSDPPFSYDVQKRVPSVVKAQRLLGFEPATSLDTALDEIIPWIKKQIVSGGI; this comes from the coding sequence ATGAAGATATTAGTGACCGGAGCCGCCGGTTTTTTGGGTGGATACCTGGTGGCGGAGCTTCTTGACCATGGTCATGAGGTGGTTGGGATTGACAATTTCGGCAAGTACGGACGGACGGAGAAGAGCTACTCTGCCAATCCCCGGTATCGTTTTGTTGAAGGGGATGTCAAGGACACGGCCCAACTGAAGGATCTGGCTGTCGATTGCGATCAGCTTGTGGCAGGTGCCGCCATCATCGGCGGTATATCCCTGTTTCATGAGTACGCCTATGATCTGCTGGCAGAAAATGAGCGGATCATCTCTTCTACCTTTGATGCTGCGCTTCATGCTTTTAAGCACGGGAGGATGAAAAAGATCAATGTGGTCTCTTCGTCAATGGTCTATGAGTGTGCCTCGACCTACCCGACCGAGGAGGGGGAGCAGCTCAGGTGTCCGCCACCGCAATCGACCTATGGTTTTCAGAAATTGGCCTGCGAGTATTTTGCCAAGGGGGCGTGGGAGCAGTACCGGTTGCCTTTTACCATTATTCGGCCTTTTAACTGCGTCGGTATTGGTGAGAAGCGAGCCTTGTGCGACAAGGAGGTGTTGTCCGGCAATATCAAACTTGCCATGAGTCATGTGGCGCCTGATTTGATTCAGAAGACTCTTAAGGGCCAGGACCCGTTGCATATCTTAGGTGACGGCAATCAGGTCAGGCATTTTACATACGGTGGTGATCTGGCAGCGGGGATACGGCTTTGTATCGAGAAGGAAGCTGCGGTTAATGAGGACTTTAACCTCTCGAACTCAGTCTCGACCAGTATCATTGATCTGGCGCGAATGATCTGGGGGAAGATCAACGAGGATAAACCATTTAGATACCTATCCGATCCGCCTTTCAGTTATGATGTGCAGAAGCGGGTGCCGAGCGTGGTTAAAGCGCAAAGGCTATTGGGCTTTGAGCCAGCAACTTCACTGGATACGGCCTTAGATGAGATCATCCCGTGGATTAAAAAGCAGATCGTCAGCGGCGGGATATGA
- a CDS encoding glycosyltransferase, whose translation MTNPRLGIVIPVYNEGESIGRTLDAVAAQVATPHRISLVYDFDEDNTLAVVQSRPGAGSDIRLIKNPRPGVVSALKTGLRQAEEEYVLVTMADMSDDYADVDTMCRLMDQGYDLVCGSRYMGGGRQFGGPVFKKVLSRLAGITLCYLARIPTSDATNSFKLYRKRMLDALSFESDGGFEIGMEIVVKAHALGYKVTEIPTCWTDRTAGTSRFRLIRWAPYYLRWYLAALRYRLWP comes from the coding sequence ATGACCAATCCGCGTCTCGGGATCGTCATTCCGGTCTATAACGAAGGGGAGAGCATCGGCCGGACGCTCGATGCCGTAGCCGCTCAGGTGGCAACGCCACATAGAATCTCCTTGGTGTATGATTTCGATGAGGACAACACCCTTGCCGTGGTTCAGTCTAGACCGGGCGCCGGTAGTGATATCCGGTTGATTAAAAACCCGAGGCCAGGGGTCGTCAGCGCTCTTAAAACCGGGCTGCGACAGGCTGAAGAAGAGTATGTGCTGGTGACCATGGCGGATATGTCCGATGATTATGCCGATGTCGACACCATGTGCAGGCTCATGGACCAGGGGTATGATCTGGTGTGCGGGTCGAGGTATATGGGGGGTGGTCGGCAGTTTGGGGGACCGGTATTCAAGAAAGTGCTCTCCCGCTTGGCCGGGATCACTCTTTGTTATCTTGCCAGGATTCCGACGTCGGACGCGACCAACAGTTTCAAGTTGTATCGAAAACGGATGCTGGACGCCTTGTCTTTTGAAAGCGATGGGGGCTTTGAGATCGGGATGGAGATTGTGGTCAAGGCCCATGCCTTAGGCTATAAAGTCACTGAAATCCCCACCTGTTGGACGGACAGGACTGCAGGGACATCGCGTTTCCGGCTGATCCGTTGGGCCCCTTATTATCTTCGTTGGTATCTGGCGGCCTTAAGATATCGACTTTGGCCATGA
- a CDS encoding radical SAM protein — translation MMSSVVIQGGESSLYHAILVGWVRPSGRNPTSIGLCGGGLRSGGAVCFKLITIALIMILCEKSNRMLNALYHYLDIRLSRFLKRPPRTLPIILLWITDRCNLRCRMCGDQWRADQQMLRHSLSLVQIQGIVQAAVRLRTMIISITGGEPLLHPEIYQILDLIRDAGIAAHMCTNGTLLTDERVAKLAQSSLKSVSISIDSSTPWLHDQLRGMDGAFQQTVAGISRLRAAMPGLRINVNCTISKINVGTIGELVSLVKDLGCDKISFAPIHTNLQHKHKPKDQFDGMVFRSDELGELQGALAEVSMQARKLRIGISSSRFLQGIPRSYVEPMRWHTCYAGYASCAISPWGEVSPCVDMDSVLNVWNAPLDKIWLSPEFQVLREKVDSCSNPCWDTTNTEIAIRFSFVGILSEVKSIIQDLTHYNRRKK, via the coding sequence ATGATGAGTTCCGTAGTAATCCAAGGTGGTGAGTCCTCCCTCTACCATGCAATTTTGGTAGGTTGGGTTAGGCCGTCAGGCCGTAACCCAACATCGATTGGGCTATGTGGAGGGGGATTACGCTCTGGAGGTGCAGTGTGCTTCAAGCTGATCACTATTGCCTTGATAATGATACTCTGTGAGAAGTCTAATCGGATGTTGAACGCCCTTTACCACTACCTTGATATTCGACTGAGCCGTTTTTTGAAGCGGCCTCCCCGGACTCTGCCCATTATCCTTCTCTGGATTACGGACCGCTGCAATCTGCGGTGTCGGATGTGCGGTGACCAGTGGCGGGCCGATCAGCAGATGCTGCGGCACTCCCTCTCTCTTGTCCAAATCCAAGGGATTGTCCAGGCGGCGGTTCGTCTGCGGACCATGATCATCTCTATTACCGGTGGAGAGCCGTTGCTCCATCCCGAGATCTATCAAATTCTCGATTTGATCCGTGATGCCGGGATCGCCGCCCATATGTGCACCAACGGCACGCTGTTGACAGACGAGCGTGTGGCGAAGTTGGCCCAGAGTTCGTTGAAATCAGTGTCGATTTCCATTGACAGCAGTACACCTTGGCTCCATGATCAACTGCGCGGGATGGATGGCGCCTTTCAGCAGACGGTAGCCGGGATCTCCCGGTTACGCGCGGCTATGCCTGGTTTGCGGATCAATGTTAACTGCACTATCTCCAAGATCAATGTTGGCACCATTGGGGAGTTGGTCTCGCTGGTCAAGGATCTTGGCTGCGATAAGATCAGTTTTGCCCCTATCCATACCAATCTTCAGCATAAGCATAAACCGAAAGACCAGTTTGATGGTATGGTCTTTCGGTCAGATGAACTCGGGGAGCTTCAGGGCGCCTTGGCTGAAGTTTCAATGCAGGCGAGAAAACTCAGGATTGGGATATCCTCTTCCCGTTTTCTGCAGGGCATCCCCCGTTCCTATGTGGAGCCGATGCGCTGGCATACCTGTTACGCAGGTTATGCCTCTTGTGCTATTTCCCCATGGGGTGAGGTCTCACCGTGTGTTGACATGGACAGCGTTTTGAATGTTTGGAATGCCCCGCTTGACAAGATCTGGCTGTCGCCGGAGTTCCAGGTGCTGCGGGAAAAGGTGGACAGCTGTTCAAATCCCTGCTGGGACACCACCAACACCGAGATTGCCATTCGTTTCTCCTTTGTCGGAATTCTCTCGGAGGTGAAGTCTATAATTCAGGACCTTACGCACTACAATCGGAGAAAGAAATGA
- a CDS encoding aminotransferase class I/II-fold pyridoxal phosphate-dependent enzyme, whose protein sequence is MIIPRRYIDTSPGELGRSVKGYEPDVGAAIIRRWQDEFAHYVGRQSAVAVGSGRLAMKLILSAFILPPGSEVIIPAYTLKDLIPIINALGLTPVPADIDPGHWNITAATITPKLTSRTRVVLALHLFGAPCPMPEIMALASAYGLKVIEDCAHSAGSAIDGRQTGSFGDAAFFSFEAIKPINTYGGGMVVSDDQAVMGQVREAVARLLPPPLTKKMLAVRLERALFVSGLALMPLALLASDRGHEGMTWLYRQIQHAPRQPWGYAPLQAELGLDKLVTLGERIERKRLQAERLTALMPHDYEVQTCCAGGLSNYYFFVVKAPAGCDLRQLRRRLLFRGFDAGVGAELADDCATLLGDHNCPQAADLAGRAIHLPLHEGMADQDLRRLALLLRQLC, encoded by the coding sequence ATGATCATTCCCCGGCGGTATATTGATACCTCACCTGGTGAGTTGGGTAGAAGTGTCAAGGGGTATGAGCCGGATGTGGGCGCCGCGATAATCAGACGTTGGCAGGATGAGTTCGCCCACTATGTCGGCAGGCAGTCTGCCGTTGCAGTTGGTTCGGGGCGTCTGGCCATGAAGTTGATCCTTTCAGCCTTTATTCTCCCACCTGGCAGTGAAGTTATTATCCCGGCTTACACGTTGAAGGACCTTATTCCCATCATTAACGCACTGGGCCTGACGCCGGTACCGGCGGATATCGATCCGGGACACTGGAATATCACCGCTGCGACCATTACCCCTAAGCTCACCTCCCGCACCAGGGTCGTTCTTGCCCTTCACCTCTTCGGCGCGCCTTGTCCGATGCCCGAGATCATGGCGCTTGCCTCTGCCTATGGGCTCAAAGTGATTGAGGATTGCGCCCATTCTGCGGGCAGCGCTATTGACGGGCGGCAGACCGGTTCCTTTGGTGATGCAGCTTTTTTTAGTTTCGAGGCCATTAAGCCAATTAATACCTATGGCGGCGGCATGGTGGTCAGTGATGATCAGGCTGTGATGGGCCAGGTGCGGGAGGCGGTGGCTCGGCTCCTCCCGCCTCCGCTGACCAAAAAGATGCTGGCGGTACGTTTGGAACGGGCGCTCTTTGTCAGTGGCTTGGCCTTGATGCCACTGGCGTTATTGGCCTCTGACCGGGGCCATGAGGGGATGACCTGGTTGTATCGTCAGATTCAACATGCTCCGCGGCAACCGTGGGGCTATGCTCCGCTGCAGGCTGAACTGGGACTCGACAAGTTAGTTACTCTGGGTGAGCGGATTGAGCGCAAGCGACTTCAGGCCGAGCGCTTGACTGCGCTCATGCCCCATGACTATGAGGTGCAAACGTGCTGTGCGGGTGGTTTGTCAAATTACTATTTTTTTGTGGTCAAGGCCCCGGCAGGTTGTGATCTCAGGCAGTTGCGCCGCCGCCTGCTTTTTCGCGGATTTGATGCTGGAGTCGGCGCTGAGCTGGCCGATGACTGTGCGACTCTCCTTGGCGACCACAACTGTCCGCAGGCGGCTGATCTCGCAGGTCGGGCCATTCATCTGCCGCTGCATGAAGGCATGGCTGATCAAGATCTGAGGCGTCTTGCCTTGCTTTTGCGGCAATTATGTTGA
- a CDS encoding flippase-like domain-containing protein yields MKFTPRTIALTGLKLVLMGILLALVLRQVHWYDVETVTAMGERRLAPGLASIIQEINSQYYVLAVIGILSSLVACALRWQRVLTLLGLTFRRSEVLKLVFVGDFFNNFLLGSLGGDAVKVFLAVRQRSQKGVILASIFADRLIGLIGLTTHAAIMLIILVVQGSISGRSLWLPVAPIVVVVSGLAGGGILLFSTRLQRLLRIDALASRLPFSDQIRQGGEALRLLFGKPGPLVSVFALTFCCQACSIGAVAFLGLSLNLGVPVSTYLLSAPIVFILSAVPITPGGIGVLEELCQLYFAAAGNPNKVLVLALLIRLTILLCSLPGIVAFWSYGRPEVAEIRSGVER; encoded by the coding sequence GTGAAATTTACCCCCCGGACCATAGCCCTGACCGGTTTAAAGCTGGTTTTGATGGGTATTCTGCTGGCTCTTGTCTTGCGTCAGGTGCACTGGTATGATGTTGAGACTGTGACCGCTATGGGCGAACGGCGCTTGGCGCCGGGGCTGGCCTCGATTATCCAGGAGATTAATAGTCAGTACTATGTCCTGGCGGTCATCGGCATTTTGAGTTCACTAGTGGCCTGTGCCCTCCGTTGGCAGCGGGTGCTGACTCTTCTTGGGCTTACATTCCGGCGGAGTGAGGTGCTTAAGCTTGTTTTTGTGGGAGATTTTTTCAATAATTTCCTTCTCGGCTCTCTAGGCGGCGATGCGGTTAAGGTCTTTCTCGCCGTACGTCAGCGTTCACAGAAGGGGGTCATCCTGGCCAGCATTTTTGCGGATCGACTGATCGGCTTGATCGGTTTGACGACCCATGCTGCTATCATGCTCATTATCTTGGTGGTCCAAGGATCGATCAGTGGGAGATCGTTGTGGTTGCCGGTCGCTCCTATTGTCGTCGTTGTTAGTGGACTGGCGGGCGGTGGCATCCTTCTCTTCTCCACCCGTTTGCAGCGATTGTTACGGATCGACGCACTGGCATCCCGGTTGCCGTTTAGTGATCAGATAAGGCAGGGTGGCGAGGCGCTTCGCCTGCTCTTTGGCAAGCCGGGTCCGCTTGTGTCCGTTTTTGCCTTGACCTTTTGCTGCCAGGCTTGTTCGATCGGCGCTGTAGCCTTTCTTGGTCTGAGCCTCAATCTCGGGGTCCCGGTGAGTACCTATCTTCTCTCTGCTCCGATTGTTTTTATTCTCTCGGCAGTCCCGATAACCCCTGGCGGTATCGGGGTGTTGGAGGAACTTTGTCAGCTTTATTTTGCTGCGGCTGGAAACCCTAATAAGGTCCTGGTGTTAGCCCTCTTGATCAGGTTGACTATTCTTCTCTGCAGTCTGCCGGGAATTGTTGCCTTCTGGAGTTACGGCAGACCTGAAGTGGCAGAGATTCGTTCTGGAGTTGAAAGGTAG
- a CDS encoding aquaporin family protein yields MRWHDVAGEAIGTFILVFFGCGSVAVTVLFSAHVGLFQVAAIWGTAVTLAIYATRHLSCAHLNPAVSLAMVLGRRMSPCKLPAYVGAQFFGAFLAAGLIYLLFGASITAYEIAHGIVRGTSSSIQTAMIFGEFFPNPGVAAVVSVSTLNAFAAEVTGTFILVFLIFALTDGCNVGRPDDTLGPLFIGLTVMALICIIAPLTQAGFNPARDLAPRIFAAIAGWGRAAFPSPDHAFLTVYVAGPCLGGSLAALVFTKLLQPVLERKTGDDCGCNCNNGKEPKEVGE; encoded by the coding sequence ATGCGCTGGCATGACGTTGCCGGTGAGGCGATTGGCACCTTTATTCTTGTTTTTTTTGGATGCGGGTCGGTTGCGGTAACCGTGCTTTTTTCTGCCCATGTCGGGCTTTTTCAGGTGGCTGCCATCTGGGGCACCGCTGTAACTTTGGCGATTTATGCTACGAGGCATCTCTCCTGCGCCCATCTGAATCCGGCGGTCAGTCTGGCAATGGTATTGGGGCGCCGGATGTCCCCGTGCAAGCTGCCGGCCTATGTGGGGGCGCAATTTTTCGGGGCATTTCTTGCGGCTGGCCTCATTTATCTTCTTTTCGGCGCTTCGATAACCGCCTATGAAATTGCCCATGGTATTGTCCGTGGGACTTCCTCCTCAATTCAAACCGCAATGATCTTTGGTGAGTTTTTCCCTAATCCTGGCGTAGCTGCCGTTGTCTCGGTCAGCACTTTGAATGCCTTTGCCGCAGAGGTTACCGGTACGTTCATCTTGGTTTTTTTGATATTTGCTTTGACTGATGGCTGTAACGTCGGGCGACCTGATGATACTCTGGGGCCGCTTTTTATCGGTTTGACCGTTATGGCCCTTATTTGTATTATCGCCCCCTTGACCCAGGCCGGATTTAATCCGGCTCGTGATCTGGCTCCGCGGATCTTTGCGGCCATAGCCGGTTGGGGGAGGGCTGCTTTTCCCAGCCCTGATCATGCTTTTTTGACAGTTTACGTGGCTGGTCCCTGCCTGGGCGGCAGTCTGGCTGCGTTGGTTTTCACTAAGCTGCTGCAGCCTGTTCTGGAGCGTAAGACAGGGGACGATTGCGGCTGTAATTGTAACAACGGGAAGGAACCTAAGGAGGTTGGAGAGTGA